TGACAGATCAAATGCGTTGGCTCAATGATGTATTGATGAATGCAAGTATACACATCTCGTTAGAGTTGATACTATGCAGGTAGAGGTGTTTTAAGATCAGGAGTAGCAACACAAAACAAAACGTTAAGTCATGCACCAAAAGCACTAAAACAATGCAAACATTCACTATACTAAAACCATTTTATTCTAAGAAAATAGCATCCGGGGATGAGGAGACAAAGCATACCTTCTCTCTCCTAAGCCTTGCATTCTCTTCTTCTAAACGGGAAATCTTATTCTCCAGTTCATTGGTGTAGGCCTGTCCAATAGAAAAACATTTCACGGCCATAACAGAAATTTAACAAGTATTcctctcctttctttcttttagtttttttttttcttcttctttttgggTTAATGAAAATGAAACTAGTTTTAAGAGCATCCAAACTCACCTGCTTCCTTGCTCGTGACCTGGCTGCTGATTCCCTATTTTTTATCATCCTTTTCTGCCTCCTTTCGACACTTTTCTCAATCACAACATTGTCCGGGGCAACTCTCTTTCTTCCAAGCGTTTGTGTGTCTGATAGCGTTCCCATCATAGGATCCAGAGCTACGGTCATCTGTGTTCCTGGATAAGTTGCGTCCATGATTGGGTTGGGGCCAACCGGGATAGCCTGTTGAACTGGATGAGCTGCCATGAAACCAGGCATGGCGCTCACCTGTTGCTGGTGACTCTGTGGTGGTCGTGGCTGCTGAATTGGCGGCACGTGAAACAGTGCACCGTGAGCTTGCTGTGCAACGTTCACCGTCGAATCATCCCCTTGAACCGAACCCAAATCGTTCTTTCCCTGGGATGACTCGGCCACTATCCTGGCCTGCACCAAGAAATCCTCCAACGTCATCTCGCCCAGGGTAGCTTTCCTCTCGAGACTGCTACTCTTCTGGCCCTGCTGGATATCCTGCCACACCTCATCGACCGTCTTCTTGCTCAGATCACCAGACAGCTCGAGGCTGGACTGGCGATGAAGCGGGGCCCCCGAAGCCAGTGGGGCGCCACTGTAATCGACCCGCTGCTGCACCCCTTGGCTCGCCGCCTCGGCTGTGCACACAGTCTTCAGAAGCTCATCCAGATTCATACTGCTCAAGGGTTTCCCTAAACCCCCAAATTGCTGCTGAACCTCATCAAGAGTGAGACTATACAGAGACCCTTCCCTTTCCAATCCATTTGATTTCGGGTCTTGCATTCGGGTTCCACCACAACCCCCCTCAGATCCCATAAACTCCTAACCCTACCAACAACCTAGATCGATTCCACTCCCTCCAATacacaatcaatcaatcaatcaatcaatcccCTCTCCCACAACCCCTTCAATCATTCCATGCATAAATTACAACCCGCAACGATTCGCATCAAACAACAAGCTCTAACAGACATTAACACAAACAGATTCAGGGCTTGAAATTTTGAAACGCAAACACGATCAAACAACGCGAAACAAAGAAATCAAGAACAATAATCAGATACTTACAGCTAGCAGAAGCACAAAAGAAGAAGACTAGTGTCTCAAAAAGACTGG
This region of Ipomoea triloba cultivar NCNSP0323 chromosome 15, ASM357664v1 genomic DNA includes:
- the LOC116007165 gene encoding ABSCISIC ACID-INSENSITIVE 5-like protein 2, producing the protein MGSEGGCGGTRMQDPKSNGLEREGSLYSLTLDEVQQQFGGLGKPLSSMNLDELLKTVCTAEAASQGVQQRVDYSGAPLASGAPLHRQSSLELSGDLSKKTVDEVWQDIQQGQKSSSLERKATLGEMTLEDFLVQARIVAESSQGKNDLGSVQGDDSTVNVAQQAHGALFHVPPIQQPRPPQSHQQQVSAMPGFMAAHPVQQAIPVGPNPIMDATYPGTQMTVALDPMMGTLSDTQTLGRKRVAPDNVVIEKSVERRQKRMIKNRESAARSRARKQAYTNELENKISRLEEENARLRREKEIEKAMPTVPPPEPKYQLRRTSSAPF